The following are from one region of the Paenibacillus sp. JZ16 genome:
- a CDS encoding ABC transporter permease: MGVILALFLLIIGIGVPLLLIFWQSVYPDQHFDWLAPIRTIAGHELSGILLQSIWLGVCVVAGSTLLALPLAWMMAKTRLGQHQWVDVILMIPFMTPPYIGSMGWILFMQKGGYLQQWLPGTARWSDSFFSFGGMVLIMSLHLFPFLYLLLRDALIRIGGNLEEAGAVHGASAGYRFRRIILPLLLSSYGMGAMLVFVKTIAEFGTPATFGRRIGYYVMTSEIHKYISSWPIDFGKATSLASVLLSVCLVMWYMQSTISRRFTYRLVGGKGQRSKRYSLRGSKGAICALYIGLLLVLSVGIPYFSVIAASLMKLRGAGLSLDNLTLAHYKELLSWGSVSQKALGNSLGLSLAASTVAVLLGTGFALTIGKSQARMQRVIDLLSLLPNTVPGIVMVVGLILLWNAPWMPVTLYNTYGMVVLTYVVLFLPYTVQYVKASFTQIDGTLFQAGQVFGGGPLLVLRRILLPLIMPGMLAGWIMTFTIASRELVGSLLILPPSMQTSATYIFAQFEQGQVSLGMAMTVVSVGMTVLLLLLVEAMNSKRKWNAS; this comes from the coding sequence ATGGGCGTTATTCTCGCCCTTTTTCTTCTTATTATAGGCATCGGTGTGCCATTGCTGCTTATTTTCTGGCAAAGTGTATACCCGGATCAACACTTCGATTGGCTGGCGCCGATACGAACGATAGCCGGTCATGAGCTGTCTGGTATTTTGCTGCAATCCATCTGGCTGGGGGTATGCGTGGTGGCAGGATCGACACTGCTCGCGCTGCCGCTCGCCTGGATGATGGCCAAAACACGGCTAGGACAGCATCAGTGGGTGGACGTGATATTGATGATTCCGTTCATGACCCCGCCGTATATCGGTTCGATGGGCTGGATTCTGTTTATGCAAAAGGGCGGATATTTGCAGCAGTGGCTGCCGGGAACCGCGAGATGGAGCGATTCCTTCTTCAGCTTCGGAGGTATGGTGCTGATCATGAGTCTGCATTTGTTCCCGTTTCTCTATCTGCTGCTGCGGGACGCTCTGATTCGGATCGGCGGTAATCTGGAGGAGGCCGGAGCGGTTCACGGCGCAAGCGCTGGATACCGGTTTAGAAGAATCATACTGCCGCTGCTGTTATCCTCTTACGGCATGGGCGCGATGCTGGTGTTCGTCAAAACCATTGCGGAATTCGGCACCCCGGCAACGTTCGGTCGTCGCATCGGCTATTATGTAATGACCTCAGAAATCCACAAATATATTTCAAGCTGGCCCATCGATTTCGGTAAAGCGACCTCGCTGGCATCGGTTCTGCTGTCGGTTTGTCTGGTGATGTGGTACATGCAGTCTACGATCAGCCGGAGATTTACCTACCGTCTAGTCGGCGGCAAAGGTCAGCGCTCCAAGAGATATTCGCTGCGCGGAAGCAAAGGTGCCATCTGCGCTCTTTACATCGGTTTGCTGCTCGTATTGTCTGTTGGCATTCCTTATTTTTCCGTCATTGCGGCATCTCTGATGAAACTCCGGGGAGCGGGATTGTCCTTAGATAATCTGACGCTTGCTCATTACAAGGAACTGCTGTCCTGGGGATCGGTCAGCCAGAAAGCGCTCGGTAACAGTCTGGGCCTGTCGCTTGCAGCATCTACCGTTGCCGTTCTGCTCGGTACCGGTTTTGCCCTGACGATCGGCAAGTCCCAGGCACGGATGCAGCGGGTCATCGATCTGTTAAGTCTCTTGCCGAATACGGTTCCCGGCATTGTGATGGTGGTCGGTTTGATCCTGCTCTGGAATGCGCCATGGATGCCGGTTACGCTCTACAATACCTATGGGATGGTGGTGCTGACGTACGTCGTGCTGTTCCTCCCCTATACGGTGCAATATGTAAAGGCCAGTTTTACGCAGATTGACGGTACTCTGTTTCAGGCGGGTCAAGTATTTGGAGGCGGTCCGCTGCTTGTACTGCGGCGCATTCTGCTGCCGCTGATTATGCCCGGCATGCTGGCGGGATGGATCATGACCTTCACGATTGCTTCACGTGAGCTGGTCGGATCACTGCTCATTCTGCCGCCATCGATGCAGACATCGGCTACGTATATTTTTGCCCAGTTTGAGCAGGGACAGGTATCTCTCGGGATGGCGATGACCGTTGTCTCCGTCGGTATGACGGTGCTGCTGTTACTGCTGGTCGAAGCTATGAATTCTAAAAGAAAGTGGAATGCATCATGA
- a CDS encoding MBL fold metallo-hydrolase has protein sequence MMKLTVWGGAGEHGRSAYLLSGRQVHLLLDCGVKKEGSGDYPMIQQEHVPKLDAVFLSHAHEDHSVAIPLLYRLGYQGEVWTTRETAAQLTAYFASWKEYTARAGVELPYMEEDQLAIRYRYLEEEAEKLTWFEALPGVEIMWGRSGHMVGAVWFLLQAEGKRIFYSGDYTSESLLLEDDSPALVDKSSSMLLDLAIVDAAYGTDATSQADKLKQLEYKIESTLQTGGKVLIPVPAAGRGQEMILWAYRNWGNVPIMIEAPLIEGMKRLLARSEWLRSQKSDQGMRDQLELLLNRNDWIVPASEAERVSLLHKHGASLWFVTDGMMQSKLAQWYYRQMSGDTRNLVLLTGHVSQGTFGHRLLQHPASYGACSVTKIRYKVHQGLADVRQMITGVPALHTVLVHADKGETDRLRARLTEEAPNPNLHIYSMSVGEEVYF, from the coding sequence ATGATGAAACTGACGGTATGGGGCGGTGCAGGCGAGCATGGCCGCTCCGCGTATTTACTAAGCGGCAGGCAGGTCCATTTGCTCCTGGATTGCGGTGTCAAGAAGGAAGGATCAGGGGACTATCCCATGATCCAGCAAGAACATGTGCCGAAGCTGGATGCCGTGTTTCTGTCACATGCCCACGAGGACCACTCGGTGGCGATTCCGCTCCTGTACCGGCTTGGCTATCAAGGGGAGGTATGGACCACTAGGGAGACGGCAGCACAGTTAACGGCCTACTTTGCCTCCTGGAAAGAGTACACGGCAAGGGCAGGCGTAGAGCTTCCTTATATGGAGGAGGATCAGCTGGCGATCCGCTACCGGTATCTGGAGGAAGAGGCTGAGAAGTTGACATGGTTTGAGGCGCTTCCGGGCGTTGAGATCATGTGGGGACGAAGCGGCCATATGGTAGGGGCTGTCTGGTTCTTGTTACAGGCTGAAGGAAAACGGATCTTCTATTCTGGCGACTACACATCGGAATCGCTGCTGCTTGAGGATGACAGCCCAGCGCTGGTAGACAAGTCCTCTTCCATGCTGCTGGATCTGGCTATAGTGGATGCGGCTTACGGGACGGACGCTACTTCACAGGCCGATAAGCTAAAGCAGTTGGAATATAAGATTGAGAGCACACTGCAAACTGGCGGGAAGGTATTGATACCGGTGCCGGCCGCCGGCCGAGGGCAGGAAATGATCCTATGGGCATACAGGAATTGGGGAAATGTGCCGATCATGATCGAAGCGCCGCTGATCGAAGGAATGAAGCGACTGCTTGCTCGTTCGGAGTGGCTTCGCAGCCAGAAATCCGATCAGGGAATGAGGGATCAGCTGGAGTTATTGCTGAACCGGAACGATTGGATCGTACCCGCTAGCGAAGCGGAACGTGTGTCCTTGCTCCATAAGCACGGGGCATCGCTATGGTTCGTAACGGATGGGATGATGCAGTCGAAGCTTGCGCAGTGGTACTACCGCCAGATGTCCGGCGATACCCGGAATCTGGTTCTCCTCACAGGCCATGTTTCCCAGGGGACCTTTGGACATCGCCTCCTTCAACATCCGGCTTCGTACGGTGCCTGCTCTGTCACGAAAATCAGGTATAAGGTACACCAGGGCCTGGCGGATGTGCGTCAGATGATAACCGGCGTTCCGGCACTGCATACCGTTCTCGTCCATGCAGACAAAGGAGAAACGGACCGGTTACGAGCCCGTCTGACAGAGGAAGCACCGAACCCCAATCTTCACATTTATTCCATGTCGGTTGGTGAGGAAGTCTATTTCTAG
- a CDS encoding ketoacyl-ACP synthase III, producing MSQSKSRISAIGTYVPERILTNADLEKMVETSDEWIVQRTGMRERRIAAPDEYVSDLAIKAVEDMVDRYGVTVRDADMILVATSTPEYSFPSTASRVQSKLGIASTGALDLNAACAGFVYALQMADGLISGGAYRKILVIGAETLSKITDYTDRTTCVLFGDGAGAVLLEKDEDSPSVIASVSGTFGEGGIHLYKTALSEQMDGTELKSGCLVQNGREIYKWAIRNIPDGVRSLLSKGGMTAEEVDWFVPHSANLRMIEAINERGPFTMDRTLTSVEYRGNTSAASIPLALQLAVDEGRLKAGDHVLLYGFGGGMTYAGSIVKWTI from the coding sequence ATGAGCCAATCAAAGTCAAGAATTTCGGCAATCGGGACCTATGTTCCTGAACGGATATTAACCAATGCGGATTTAGAGAAGATGGTTGAAACGAGTGATGAGTGGATTGTGCAGCGAACAGGCATGAGGGAGCGCCGGATTGCTGCCCCGGATGAGTACGTGTCGGATCTCGCCATCAAGGCTGTAGAGGATATGGTTGATCGATACGGCGTTACCGTGCGGGATGCTGATATGATTCTTGTGGCCACAAGCACGCCGGAATATTCTTTTCCCAGTACAGCTTCACGGGTTCAATCGAAGCTGGGCATTGCAAGCACGGGTGCCCTGGATCTGAATGCTGCTTGTGCGGGATTTGTATATGCACTCCAGATGGCTGACGGATTAATATCCGGGGGAGCCTACCGTAAGATTCTGGTTATCGGCGCAGAAACCTTATCGAAGATTACGGATTACACCGACCGAACGACATGCGTATTGTTTGGGGACGGCGCCGGTGCCGTATTGTTGGAGAAAGATGAGGATTCGCCAAGTGTCATAGCATCTGTATCGGGAACTTTTGGGGAGGGCGGCATACATCTGTATAAAACAGCGCTCTCTGAGCAAATGGACGGCACGGAATTAAAGAGCGGCTGTCTTGTTCAAAATGGTCGTGAAATTTATAAGTGGGCCATTCGGAACATTCCGGACGGCGTCCGATCTCTTCTGTCCAAAGGAGGCATGACCGCGGAGGAAGTGGATTGGTTTGTCCCGCATAGCGCCAATCTTCGCATGATCGAGGCGATTAACGAGCGTGGGCCATTTACAATGGATCGCACTTTAACCAGCGTCGAGTACCGCGGGAATACGTCGGCAGCCTCCATTCCGCTTGCACTTCAGCTGGCGGTGGATGAAGGACGGCTCAAAGCGGGAGACCATGTCTTACTCTACGGGTTTGGCGGGGGAATGACCTATGCCGGCTCCATCGTCAAATGGACGATATGA
- a CDS encoding ABC transporter substrate-binding protein, whose product MKRFKSWSLLLLSVIMVFTLAACGGGGGNGSSTAESPGGGSSEETGNTKEGTESTEKIELSFWSLGTTNYEDLAKEYTKEHPNITFKFQNTSDQTAHHNNLTTALSAGSGAPDIFQLEIAFMERFINNQDKFYNLYDLGAKDLEGNYLEWKWKQATSVDGTFQLGLPTDIGPTVVYYRTDLAEQAGLPTDPDGFSAAIDSWDKFASVAKDFTSKTGKPFADLTDLVYNGVRDQSPDQIYFNKEDGSFIGDTNPQVRKAYDFTVKGIQEGWIGNWILWSPEWQKAINDGDFGVMLGPAWIAGTIRNAKDTAGKWQIAQLPEGAGNWGGSFLTLPKEGKHSKEAYEFISWVLNKENQLKSFKDSGLFPSIPAVYSEPSFTEEKDEFFGGQVISEAYAKSAERIKPVYYGPLHDQTDTIIKNALKNVLEKKADPQKEWESAMKQIKTLVDRS is encoded by the coding sequence ATGAAAAGGTTTAAGTCATGGAGCTTGCTGCTCCTGAGTGTCATCATGGTGTTTACGCTGGCCGCATGTGGAGGCGGGGGCGGTAACGGAAGCAGTACGGCTGAATCTCCGGGGGGAGGAAGCAGCGAAGAGACGGGCAATACGAAAGAAGGAACCGAGTCCACAGAGAAAATCGAGCTCTCCTTCTGGTCGCTGGGAACAACCAACTATGAGGATCTGGCAAAGGAATATACGAAGGAGCATCCGAACATCACGTTCAAATTCCAGAATACGTCGGATCAAACCGCACATCACAACAACCTGACGACAGCATTGTCCGCTGGCTCGGGCGCGCCTGACATTTTCCAATTAGAAATCGCGTTTATGGAGCGTTTTATCAACAACCAGGATAAATTCTACAATCTGTACGATCTTGGCGCTAAAGACTTAGAAGGCAACTACCTGGAGTGGAAATGGAAGCAGGCTACTTCGGTTGACGGCACCTTCCAACTCGGTCTGCCAACAGACATCGGTCCTACGGTCGTATATTACCGTACGGATCTGGCAGAGCAAGCCGGACTGCCGACGGATCCGGACGGGTTTAGCGCAGCGATTGATTCATGGGACAAATTCGCCAGCGTAGCCAAGGACTTCACAAGTAAAACAGGAAAGCCGTTCGCCGACTTAACGGACCTGGTATATAACGGGGTGCGCGACCAATCCCCGGATCAAATCTACTTCAACAAAGAGGATGGCTCCTTTATCGGAGATACGAACCCGCAAGTGAGAAAAGCTTACGACTTTACGGTAAAAGGAATTCAGGAAGGCTGGATCGGCAACTGGATTCTGTGGTCTCCTGAATGGCAAAAAGCGATCAATGATGGAGACTTTGGCGTCATGCTCGGCCCGGCTTGGATTGCCGGTACGATCCGCAATGCGAAGGATACCGCAGGCAAATGGCAGATTGCCCAGCTTCCTGAAGGAGCAGGCAACTGGGGCGGTTCGTTCCTGACCCTGCCGAAGGAAGGCAAACATTCGAAGGAAGCCTACGAATTCATCTCGTGGGTGCTCAACAAAGAGAATCAGCTGAAATCGTTCAAGGACAGCGGCTTGTTCCCATCCATCCCGGCGGTTTACAGCGAGCCTTCATTCACGGAGGAGAAGGATGAATTCTTCGGCGGTCAAGTCATTTCCGAAGCGTATGCCAAGTCGGCGGAACGCATCAAGCCGGTTTACTACGGACCTCTTCACGACCAGACCGACACGATTATCAAGAACGCGCTCAAAAACGTGCTGGAGAAAAAAGCCGACCCGCAAAAAGAATGGGAAAGCGCAATGAAACAAATCAAGACGCTGGTTGATCGCAGCTAG
- a CDS encoding carbohydrate ABC transporter permease, producing MADTVTAESPQPVPPRRRLLTETVRSRFTAYTFISPFFILFAIFGLYPILFTIYLSFFKWDALGPMKYVGFKNYELITSDPTFWIAFSNTLIMALMGTVPQLIVALFVAVMLNSALNRFKNTFRILYFMPNITSIVAVTLVFSTMFGNNGMVNWLLNTFGAESVPFNSGWWGVKIAISSMVMWRWMGYNAIIFLSGLQSIPTDIYEAAKIDGATRGQQLLYITLPLLRPFILFVTLVSTIGALQLFTEPYVFLGQSGTGSTRQEGVTMVTYLYNEAFKNGFFGTAAATAVLLFIATILFSVLNMMVGREGKDTGGKKA from the coding sequence ATGGCAGACACAGTTACAGCAGAGTCACCGCAACCGGTGCCCCCGAGGCGGCGCTTGTTGACGGAGACCGTGCGCAGCCGGTTTACGGCTTATACGTTCATATCGCCATTCTTCATCTTGTTCGCAATTTTTGGATTGTATCCGATTCTTTTTACCATCTATTTGTCGTTCTTCAAATGGGATGCACTCGGACCGATGAAGTACGTCGGCTTCAAGAACTACGAGCTGATTACAAGCGACCCGACCTTCTGGATCGCTTTCAGCAACACACTCATTATGGCTTTGATGGGAACCGTGCCGCAGCTGATTGTGGCATTATTTGTTGCGGTTATGCTCAACTCGGCCTTGAACAGATTCAAGAACACGTTCCGCATTCTGTATTTTATGCCGAACATCACTTCCATCGTTGCCGTAACGCTGGTGTTCAGTACGATGTTTGGCAACAACGGGATGGTCAACTGGCTCCTGAACACCTTCGGCGCGGAAAGCGTACCGTTCAACTCCGGCTGGTGGGGAGTCAAAATCGCAATATCGTCCATGGTCATGTGGCGGTGGATGGGCTATAACGCCATTATTTTTCTGTCGGGTCTGCAGAGCATTCCGACCGATATTTATGAGGCGGCCAAAATCGACGGTGCCACCCGAGGCCAGCAGCTGCTCTATATCACGCTGCCGCTTCTTCGGCCATTCATTTTGTTCGTTACCTTGGTATCGACGATCGGGGCGCTCCAATTGTTTACGGAGCCTTATGTATTCCTAGGTCAGTCCGGCACGGGCTCTACGCGGCAGGAAGGGGTCACGATGGTCACGTATCTGTATAATGAAGCATTTAAGAACGGATTTTTCGGTACAGCTGCGGCAACGGCGGTACTCTTGTTTATCGCCACCATTCTATTCTCGGTATTAAACATGATGGTGGGCCGCGAAGGTAAAGATACGGGAGGTAAAAAAGCATGA
- a CDS encoding carbohydrate ABC transporter permease, with product MSTVAISQKKPDEPGFIAKFFFYLFMILGALVSIFPFYWMFVVATNDKDAAFHIPPLLTPGTEFLDNFSRVLERTDFFRALMNSVVVSSAVTLSVVFLCTLAGYAFAKYEFPLKKTLFVFVIATMLVPAQLGVLPQYVIMAKLHWIDSYKALIVPAMVNAFGIFWMRQYIASAVHTELIEAGRIDGGGHFRIFWNIAIPVVTPAMATLGILNFMNVWNDFFWPLVVLKNRENYTIQIALQQLFTNKDGLDFGMIMSATFTATLPLLIVFLLFSRYVIAGLTSGAIKS from the coding sequence ATGAGCACAGTCGCCATAAGCCAGAAAAAACCGGATGAACCCGGTTTTATCGCCAAATTCTTCTTCTACCTCTTTATGATCCTTGGCGCACTGGTCTCGATCTTCCCGTTCTACTGGATGTTTGTCGTGGCTACGAATGACAAGGATGCGGCATTTCATATTCCGCCGCTCCTTACGCCCGGAACGGAATTCCTGGATAACTTCTCGCGCGTGCTGGAGCGGACGGATTTTTTCCGGGCGTTGATGAACTCGGTCGTTGTGTCTTCAGCCGTTACGTTGTCCGTTGTGTTCCTCTGTACGCTGGCGGGTTATGCTTTTGCCAAGTATGAATTTCCTTTGAAGAAGACGCTGTTTGTTTTTGTCATTGCCACGATGCTTGTACCTGCCCAACTGGGCGTGCTTCCACAGTACGTCATCATGGCCAAGCTGCACTGGATCGACAGCTACAAAGCGCTGATCGTACCCGCCATGGTCAATGCCTTCGGCATCTTCTGGATGCGGCAGTACATCGCTTCCGCCGTTCATACCGAGCTGATCGAAGCGGGGCGGATTGATGGCGGCGGACACTTCCGGATTTTCTGGAACATCGCCATTCCTGTCGTAACACCGGCGATGGCTACACTGGGGATTCTGAATTTCATGAATGTGTGGAATGATTTCTTCTGGCCGCTCGTCGTATTGAAAAACAGAGAAAATTACACTATTCAAATTGCGCTGCAGCAATTGTTCACCAATAAGGACGGCCTTGATTTCGGAATGATCATGTCGGCCACCTTCACGGCGACGCTGCCGCTTCTCATTGTGTTTCTATTGTTCAGCCGCTACGTCATCGCGGGACTGACATCAGGCGCCATAAAAAGTTAA